A stretch of Gopherus evgoodei ecotype Sinaloan lineage chromosome 12, rGopEvg1_v1.p, whole genome shotgun sequence DNA encodes these proteins:
- the BBS2 gene encoding Bardet-Biedl syndrome 2 protein, giving the protein MLVPVFTLKLNHRILPRMVALGKYDGAHPCLAAATQAGKVFIHNPHARGQHVTANRTMQSSQDSDISLLNINQGVSCLTAGVLNPQLGYDCLLIGTQTNLLAYDVYNNSDLFYREVTDGANAIVLGMLGDISSPLAIIGGNCALQGFDHEGNDLFWTVTGDNVRSLALCDFDGDGKKELLVGSEDFDIRVFKEDEIVAEMSETETITALSPMYGSRFGYALSNGTVGVYDKTARYWRIKSKNHAMSIHAFDLNSDGVCELITGWSNGKVDARSDRTGEVIFKDNFASSIAGVVEGDYRMDGNTQLICCSVDGEVRGYLPGSQEMKGNLMDTSVEQDLIRELSQKKQNLLLELRNYEENSKQAELSVQVNEADGQRGVIPANTQLQTALSVNLGSDSQAAHVELCISTSNDTIIRAVLIFAEGIFEGESHVVHPSLQNLSGRIQVPLTPPKDVPVDLHIKAFVGYRSSTQFHVFELTRQLPRFSMYALSSPDLVPEPLSFVNFTISERVQRVVMWLNQSFLLPEDAELQSAPFQVCFTSLRDAGQLCIKIKPNGEISISTDDIDLAGDIIQSMASFLAIEDLQVEADFPAYFEELRKVLVKVDEFHTVHQKLTADMADHSNLIRSMLVRAEDSRLMGDMRNMKKRYMELYDLNRDLLNEYKIRCTNHTELLNNLKSVNQAIQRAGQLRVGKPKTQVITACRDAIRNNNLNMLFRIMRVGTASL; this is encoded by the exons ATGCTGGTGCCCGTGTTCACCCTGAAGCTCAACCACAGGATCCTGCCCCGCATGGTGGCGCTGGGCAAGTACGATGGGGCCCACCCGTGCCTGGCGGCCGCCACCCAAGCGGGCAAG GTTTTTATTCATAATCCTCATGCCCGTGGCCAGCATGTAACTGCAAATCGTACAATGCAAAGCAGCCAGGATTCAGATATTTCTCTTCTCAACATTAACCAAGGGGTCAGCTGCCTAACAGCCGGAGTGCTGAATCCCCAGCTTGGCTATGATTGTCTTCTAATTGGAACACAGACTAACTTGTTGGCATACGATGTGTACAACAACTCGGATTTGTTTTACAGAGAG GTTACAGATGGAGCTAATGCAATAGTGCTTGGAATGCTAGGAGATATTTCATCTCCTCTTGCTATTATTGGTGGAAACTGTGCTCTGCAGGGCTTTGATCATGAAGGAAATGATCTTTTTTGGACG GTTACTGGGGACAATGTTCGTTCATTAGCATTGTGTGATTTCGATGGTGATGGGAAaaaagag ctTCTTGTTGGGTCTGAGGATTTTGACATCAGGGTTTTTAAAGAAGATGAGATTGTGGCAGAAATGTCAGAAACAGAG ACTATCACTGCACTTAGCCCCATGTATGGCAGTCGATTTGGCTATGCCCTATCTAATGGTACAGTAGGAGTTTACGACAAGACAGCCCGCTACTGGAGGATTAAA tcTAAAAATCATGCAATGAGCATACATGCATTTGACCTTAACTCTGATGGAGTATGTGAATTGATCACTGGATGGTCCAATGGGAAG GTTGATGCACGCAGTGACCGAACTGGGGAGGTCATCTTTAAGGACAACTTTGCTTCCTCAATTGCAGGAGTGGTAGAGGGGGATTATAGAATGGATGGTAACACCCAGTTAATCTGCTGTTCTGTTGATGGTGAAG TACGTGGCTACCTGCCAGGAAGCCAGGAGATGAAAGGAAACTTGATGGATACCAGTGTGGAACAGGATCTGATTCGGGAGCTTAgtcaaaagaaacaaaatctgCTGCTGGAATTACGAAACTATGAGGAAAACTCAAAG CAGGCTGAACTGAGCGTGCAGGTGAACGAAGCTGATGGGCAGAGGGGAGTGATTCCAGCtaacacccagctgcagacagcCCTGTCAGTGAATCTGGGCTCTGACAGTCAGGCTGCCCATGTAGAGTTGTGTATTTCCACATCTAATG ACACAATTATCCGAGCTGTGCTGATCTTTGCTGAAGGGATATTTGAAGGTGAGAGCCATGTGGTTCATCCCAGTCTCCAGAACCTCTCGGGTCGCATTCAGGTTCCTCTTACTCCTCCCAAAGATGTCCCAGTGGATTTACACATCAAAGCCTTTGTGGGTTACAGAAGCAG CACACAGTTCCATGTCTTTGAACTGACAAGACAGCTACCCCGATTTTCAATGTATGCTTTGAGCAGCCCCGACTTGGTCCCTGAACCTCTAAGCTTTGTTAACTTTACAATCAGTGAGAGGGTACAAAGG GTTGTCATGTGGTTGAACCAGAGCTTTCTGTTACCAGAGGATGCAGAGCTCCAAAGCGCACCTTTTCAAGTCTGTTTCACTTCCCTGCGTGATGCAGGACAGCTGTGCATAAAAATCAAACCCAATGGGGAG ATTTCTATCAGCACAGATGATATAGATCTAGCCGGTGACATTATCCAGTCAATGGCCTCCTTCTTGGCAATTGAAGACTTGCAGGTGGAAGCAGATTTCCCTGCGTACTTTGAGGAGCTGCGGAAAGTGCTAGTTAAG GTGGATGAATTTCATACAGTCCATCAGAAACTCACTGCCGACATGGCGGACCACTCCAACCTTATCCGCAGTATGTTGGTTCGAGCAGAAGATTCACGCCTCATGGGAGACAT GAGAAATATGAAGAAACGGTACATGGAACTCTATGATCTTAACAGAGATTTACTTAATGAGTATAAAATTCGCTGCACCAACCACACCGAGCTGTTAAACAATCTCAAATCCGTAAATCAAGCTATCCAGCGAGCGGGGCAACTGCGTG ttGGGAAACCGAAGACACAGGTGATCACTGCGTGCCGGGATGCCATTAGAAACAACAACCTAAATATGCTCTTCAGGATAATGCGAGTGGGGACTGCATCCTTGTAA